A genomic region of Candidatus Bathyarchaeota archaeon contains the following coding sequences:
- a CDS encoding 50S ribosomal protein L40e: MPILDPFKKTLAQQRRLYVKICRECGARNATTAVKCRRCRSKNLRWKKREIIK; encoded by the coding sequence ATGCCAATATTAGACCCGTTTAAAAAAACACTAGCCCAGCAGCGTAGGCTTTATGTAAAAATCTGTAGAGAATGTGGCGCAAGAAATGCCACAACAGCAGTTAAATGTAGAAGATGTCGTAGTAAAAACCTTCGCTGGAAGAAAAGAGAAATAATTAAGTAA
- the albA gene encoding DNA-binding protein Alba, translating to MSESNSVLIGKKPVMNYVLACITLFHGGAKEVNIKARGRAISRAVDVVEVVRRRFLPDVKIKKVGIGTETVAPREEGGTPTNVSTIEITLER from the coding sequence ATGTCTGAAAGCAACTCAGTGTTGATCGGGAAGAAGCCAGTAATGAACTATGTACTGGCTTGCATAACCCTCTTCCACGGCGGAGCAAAAGAAGTAAACATCAAAGCCAGAGGAAGAGCCATAAGCCGCGCTGTGGATGTTGTTGAAGTCGTGAGACGTCGATTCCTACCGGATGTTAAAATAAAGAAAGTGGGCATTGGGACTGAAACAGTGGCACCCAGAGAAGAGGGTGGCACGCCCACAAACGTTAGCACTATTGAAATAACACTGGAACGCTAA
- a CDS encoding DUF116 domain-containing protein, which translates to MSVLQDMGQLPVTCPAYIQMCSFKLCSRRVNLKGLFANFLVMPYKFTFDLSRIPRLFFMEIARISYEKRMHKKMSDALQDIIKKFRIEELTGLNVSDAVRLLEDLVDVETKNFLEKEKFESTKKRALFLPHCSRKFMDNRCKAIFEQEIPTYVCTHCSSDCLVNKAVSVAENKGYDVYILPGGSCISKILKIKRYEGVIGVACGEELRLAGEVLSQMDIAGQAIPLLKNGCANTYFNMETLLKIL; encoded by the coding sequence TTGTCGGTTCTTCAAGACATGGGGCAACTCCCTGTAACTTGCCCAGCATACATTCAAATGTGTAGTTTTAAGCTATGTTCAAGAAGAGTTAATCTTAAAGGATTGTTTGCTAATTTTTTGGTTATGCCATACAAGTTCACATTTGATCTTTCAAGAATCCCGCGTCTCTTTTTTATGGAAATAGCCAGGATAAGTTATGAGAAGAGAATGCATAAGAAAATGAGTGACGCTTTACAAGATATTATTAAGAAGTTTAGAATCGAAGAGCTAACGGGTTTAAACGTATCTGACGCTGTTCGTCTTCTAGAGGATTTAGTTGATGTAGAGACAAAGAATTTTCTTGAAAAGGAAAAATTTGAGAGCACAAAAAAGAGGGCGCTCTTTTTGCCGCATTGTTCAAGGAAGTTCATGGATAACCGATGTAAAGCCATATTTGAACAAGAAATACCTACATATGTTTGCACTCACTGTTCCTCAGATTGTTTGGTCAACAAAGCTGTTTCCGTTGCGGAAAATAAGGGTTACGATGTATACATTTTACCCGGGGGCTCTTGTATCTCAAAAATTTTGAAAATAAAACGTTATGAGGGTGTGATTGGTGTTGCTTGCGGTGAAGAGTTAAGGCTTGCCGGAGAAGTGTTAAGCCAGATGGACATTGCGGGTCAAGCTATACCCCTTCTGAAGAACGGATGTGCTAACACATATTTTAACATGGAAACGCTGTTGAAAATTTTGTGA
- the sucD gene encoding succinate--CoA ligase subunit alpha — MGIIVGRETRAIVQGITGTQGRFHTKLMLEYGTKIVAGVTPGKGGATVHGIPVYDTVEEALERHEANASIIFVPAPLASDAALEALENEVKTVVIITEHIPIKDTINIMAYARRAGATVIGPNTPGIITPGQCKLGIMPAHIFKPGKIGIISRSGTLTYEIAAELTKRESGQSTCIGLGGDPIVGLNFIDVLKLFEKDTQTEAVILIGEIGGNLEEATAEYIVKEKYPKPVVAFVTGRMAPPGKRMGHAGAIVMGKTGTAESKIEAFKKAGVEVAEKPSDVVSLLKNYLSVKQRNWDYSKKYI; from the coding sequence ATGGGGATAATAGTTGGAAGAGAAACAAGGGCAATAGTACAAGGCATAACTGGAACACAAGGAAGGTTCCACACAAAACTAATGCTTGAATACGGAACAAAAATAGTAGCAGGTGTAACTCCTGGTAAGGGAGGAGCAACTGTCCACGGAATCCCTGTTTACGACACCGTCGAAGAAGCTTTGGAAAGACATGAAGCGAACGCTTCAATAATTTTTGTTCCAGCTCCTTTAGCATCTGATGCTGCCTTAGAAGCTTTGGAGAATGAAGTAAAAACAGTCGTTATAATAACGGAGCACATTCCGATTAAAGATACTATAAACATTATGGCTTATGCCAGACGCGCAGGCGCTACAGTAATCGGTCCCAACACGCCGGGAATAATAACTCCTGGACAATGTAAGCTTGGAATAATGCCGGCTCACATTTTCAAGCCCGGGAAGATAGGTATTATCTCAAGGAGCGGAACGTTAACTTACGAGATAGCTGCAGAGTTGACCAAAAGAGAGTCAGGGCAGTCTACATGTATCGGTTTAGGCGGGGATCCCATAGTTGGTTTAAATTTTATTGACGTTCTAAAGCTTTTCGAAAAAGACACGCAAACAGAAGCTGTGATATTGATAGGTGAAATAGGAGGGAACTTAGAAGAAGCAACAGCTGAATACATAGTTAAAGAAAAATATCCTAAGCCAGTCGTAGCTTTCGTGACCGGACGCATGGCGCCGCCGGGAAAACGTATGGGTCATGCAGGAGCGATAGTAATGGGAAAAACCGGAACTGCTGAAAGTAAAATCGAAGCCTTCAAGAAGGCTGGTGTTGAGGTTGCTGAAAAACCAAGCGATGTCGTTTCCCTACTAAAAAACTACTTAAGCGTTAAACAAAGAAATTGGGACTACAGCAAAAAGTATATCTAG
- the sucC gene encoding ADP-forming succinate--CoA ligase subunit beta, which translates to MKLLEYEAKKILKKHGVPIPRGSLAINPVEAREVSKTLKPPFVVKAQVPVAGRGKAGGILFVGSTAEVEKAAETLLNSKIKGILVRSVLVEERVYTQKELYFGMTVDRLNKSYVIVGATEGGMDIEDVAEKMPEKILRFPVDPLYGFQPYHARQMAKRMGYFGNKLLTLAKIFHGIYKTGIECDAELIETNPLAETSEGNFVAVDARIIIDDNALFRHSELKERPQDGEFSPEEIEAAKNGLVYIKLDGNIGVIGNGAGLVMATLDTIHLYGGKPANFLDIGGGAPPEKIVTALRIVLSNTNVKTLVVNIVGGITRCDEVAEGIIQAKEKLRIEKPMVVRLVGANEEEGKRMLTEAGIHVLASMEEAAQQVVEIAKKFEKNGNTSWG; encoded by the coding sequence ATGAAGCTTCTGGAGTATGAAGCCAAAAAAATCCTGAAAAAACATGGGGTCCCGATACCCAGAGGGAGTCTAGCAATAAACCCTGTTGAAGCTCGAGAAGTATCTAAAACACTAAAACCCCCGTTTGTTGTTAAGGCGCAAGTTCCCGTGGCTGGTAGAGGGAAAGCCGGTGGGATACTCTTTGTGGGATCGACTGCGGAAGTTGAAAAAGCTGCTGAAACACTCTTAAACTCGAAAATAAAGGGAATCCTAGTTCGGAGCGTATTGGTTGAGGAGAGAGTTTACACTCAAAAAGAACTTTACTTTGGAATGACTGTTGACAGACTTAACAAATCATACGTAATTGTTGGGGCAACTGAAGGCGGAATGGATATAGAGGATGTTGCGGAAAAAATGCCTGAGAAAATTTTGCGTTTTCCAGTGGATCCGCTGTATGGTTTTCAACCATATCACGCCAGACAAATGGCAAAACGCATGGGATACTTCGGAAACAAGCTTTTAACACTTGCAAAAATTTTTCACGGCATATATAAGACTGGAATTGAATGCGACGCAGAATTAATTGAAACAAACCCCTTAGCTGAAACCTCTGAAGGAAACTTTGTGGCTGTAGATGCTAGAATAATAATCGACGATAATGCCTTGTTCCGTCACTCGGAATTAAAGGAGAGACCTCAGGACGGAGAATTTTCACCAGAGGAAATTGAAGCAGCTAAAAATGGTTTGGTTTACATTAAACTTGATGGAAACATAGGTGTGATAGGCAACGGTGCCGGGCTTGTGATGGCAACACTGGACACTATACACCTTTACGGTGGGAAACCGGCAAACTTCCTAGATATAGGCGGAGGGGCTCCCCCCGAGAAAATAGTTACAGCCTTGCGGATAGTGCTTTCTAACACAAATGTGAAAACACTTGTTGTGAATATTGTGGGCGGAATAACAAGATGCGACGAGGTTGCAGAAGGCATTATTCAAGCAAAAGAAAAACTTAGAATAGAAAAACCAATGGTGGTTCGGCTGGTGGGTGCAAACGAAGAAGAGGGAAAGCGAATGCTAACAGAAGCTGGAATACATGTGTTAGCTAGCATGGAAGAGGCAGCGCAACAAGTTGTAGAAATAGCCAAAAAATTTGAAAAGAATGGGAACACCTCATGGGGATAA
- the aspS gene encoding aspartate--tRNA(Asn) ligase encodes MKVDVIGDWRRTHYSVDVKPENDGQEVTLFGWVQEIRDLGGIRFIILQDREGTVQITVPRKNVGVEVLSKTDILQRRFSIGVRGVVKKTDKTPRGVEVIPKQIKILSPASPQLPIDITGKVHARLDARLDARALDLCREENVAIFKIQHTAVEAIRDFLFERGFIEVHTPRIIASATEGGAALFQLDYFERKAFLAQSPQLYKEQLVMSLEKVLEIGPFFRAEESHTRRHLSEFVSIDIEQAFVTAEDVMQLLERLMQHTCKVVSDKCRKELALLNYQLEVPEIPFKRLTYDMVLEDLRREGVEIPWGGDIPTPAFRTLGKIHPYFYFITDWPTRSKAFYIKPKDDNPELCEGFDLMWSWIELASGGTRIASKELLIERLKEKGLNPESFKYHLQAFDYGMPPHAGWAIGLERLTMMLTGKRNIREVTLYPRDKFRLTP; translated from the coding sequence ATGAAAGTGGATGTTATTGGAGACTGGCGTAGAACTCACTACTCTGTAGATGTGAAACCAGAAAATGACGGGCAAGAGGTCACTCTCTTCGGATGGGTTCAGGAAATTAGAGATTTAGGCGGTATCCGATTCATAATATTGCAAGACAGAGAGGGCACTGTCCAAATAACGGTGCCACGAAAAAACGTTGGCGTCGAAGTTTTATCGAAAACAGACATTTTACAGAGAAGATTCAGCATTGGTGTAAGGGGGGTTGTGAAGAAAACTGATAAGACTCCTAGAGGAGTCGAAGTAATACCGAAGCAAATAAAAATTCTCAGCCCAGCGTCACCGCAATTGCCCATCGACATAACCGGAAAAGTGCATGCGAGACTTGATGCTCGCTTAGACGCTCGCGCATTGGATCTTTGCCGTGAAGAGAACGTGGCAATTTTTAAAATTCAACACACAGCTGTTGAGGCAATTCGAGACTTCCTCTTTGAAAGAGGCTTTATAGAGGTCCACACTCCCCGCATAATTGCCTCAGCTACTGAAGGCGGGGCAGCACTGTTTCAATTAGATTATTTCGAAAGGAAAGCTTTTCTTGCTCAAAGTCCTCAACTGTATAAGGAACAGCTTGTGATGAGTTTAGAGAAGGTTCTTGAAATAGGGCCATTTTTTAGAGCTGAGGAATCTCACACCCGTAGACATCTAAGCGAATTTGTGTCCATAGACATTGAGCAAGCTTTTGTAACGGCTGAAGATGTCATGCAGTTGCTGGAGCGGCTAATGCAGCACACGTGTAAGGTAGTTAGTGATAAATGTCGTAAAGAGTTAGCTTTGCTGAATTATCAGCTCGAAGTGCCTGAAATACCCTTTAAACGTTTAACATATGATATGGTTTTAGAAGATTTGAGACGAGAAGGAGTGGAAATCCCATGGGGTGGGGACATACCGACACCAGCCTTCAGAACATTAGGCAAAATTCATCCATACTTCTACTTTATAACGGATTGGCCAACGCGCTCAAAGGCTTTTTATATAAAACCCAAAGATGACAACCCGGAACTATGCGAAGGATTCGACCTCATGTGGAGCTGGATTGAACTTGCTTCCGGTGGGACGAGAATAGCTTCAAAAGAACTCCTAATAGAACGCCTAAAAGAGAAGGGACTGAATCCAGAATCTTTCAAATACCACCTGCAAGCTTTTGATTATGGTATGCCGCCCCATGCCGGCTGGGCTATAGGTTTAGAGAGACTCACAATGATGTTGACTGGTAAGAGAAACATAAGGGAAGTCACATTATATCCTAGAGATAAATTCAGGCTCACACCATAA